One part of the Vibrio hyugaensis genome encodes these proteins:
- the narQ gene encoding nitrate/nitrite two-component system sensor histidine kinase NarQ — protein sequence MFKNVKKSVTRTIALAMMLILLLSVATTGFAIFTLASSLNDAEAVNVAGSMRMQSYRLAHDIQSESVDYSSHIDLFEASIYSHSMRALQHWSVPEDITKDYYRLILRWHELKSVLKSQDRTQYLVLVAGFVQQIDAFVFKLQNYSEQKLINLAWIGGLGLGGILCASMFVVHFIRLEVVRPLRALVAASEQIKNRSFDVSLNVSSDNEMGILTRTFNRMAMDLGKLYRGLEQAVDEKTRKLQHANQSLQVLYDSSKELTASRIHQENFQAILQHIASLEGIRAVKLEIDQIGEPNWILTEGEECRHGCDTDCHSETLTLDGAHLGYLHWKAGLPCPNETLIDNFVQILSRAVYYNRAQRQAEQLLLMEERATIARELHDSLAQALSYLKIQVSLLKRSVKNIPDEKAIAQTNQVIAELDTGLSAAYTQLRELLTTFRLTIKEGSFGQALQEMVATLDEQTAAEISLNNKLSSTELDAHQQVHLLQLIREATINAIKHAQAKNIKIQCLDSEGKVTVTVADDGIGFEQQDEKLNHYGMSIMQERAARLHADLSVEAAKNDGCIVRLEFQHSKEVNIDSV from the coding sequence TTTCACTTTAGCATCAAGCTTAAATGACGCAGAAGCAGTAAACGTTGCGGGCTCTATGCGAATGCAGAGCTATCGCTTAGCGCATGATATCCAAAGTGAATCCGTTGACTATTCTTCACATATTGACTTATTTGAAGCGTCAATCTACTCCCATTCGATGCGCGCGCTTCAACATTGGTCAGTACCAGAAGACATAACAAAAGACTACTATCGACTCATTCTTCGCTGGCACGAGCTAAAATCGGTACTAAAAAGCCAAGATCGAACTCAATATCTGGTGTTAGTGGCTGGTTTTGTTCAACAAATTGATGCGTTCGTGTTCAAGCTACAGAACTACTCTGAACAAAAACTGATTAACTTAGCGTGGATTGGTGGGCTAGGTTTGGGCGGTATTTTGTGTGCGAGTATGTTTGTTGTTCACTTTATTCGCTTAGAAGTAGTGAGACCATTGCGGGCTTTGGTGGCCGCGAGTGAGCAGATTAAAAACCGCTCATTTGATGTGTCACTTAACGTATCAAGCGACAATGAGATGGGGATTTTAACCCGAACATTCAATCGGATGGCGATGGATTTGGGTAAGTTATATCGAGGATTAGAGCAAGCGGTTGACGAAAAAACTCGTAAGTTACAACATGCAAACCAGTCGCTTCAAGTACTGTACGATTCGTCAAAAGAGCTGACGGCTTCGCGTATTCATCAAGAAAATTTTCAGGCGATTTTACAACATATTGCAAGTTTGGAAGGAATTCGTGCGGTTAAGCTCGAAATTGACCAAATTGGTGAGCCAAATTGGATACTGACCGAAGGGGAAGAGTGTCGACACGGTTGTGACACCGATTGCCACAGTGAGACGCTTACGTTAGATGGCGCGCACCTTGGTTACTTACATTGGAAAGCTGGTTTACCTTGCCCTAATGAAACATTGATCGACAACTTTGTGCAAATCTTATCTCGTGCAGTATATTACAACCGAGCGCAACGACAAGCCGAGCAGCTATTGTTGATGGAAGAGCGTGCAACCATTGCGCGAGAATTGCATGATTCGCTTGCACAGGCACTCTCTTATTTGAAGATACAAGTGTCGCTATTGAAGCGCAGTGTGAAGAATATTCCAGATGAAAAAGCGATAGCCCAAACCAATCAAGTAATTGCTGAGTTGGATACGGGGTTATCGGCTGCCTACACACAGCTTCGTGAGCTTTTGACTACGTTCCGTTTAACGATTAAAGAAGGTAGTTTTGGTCAGGCACTGCAAGAAATGGTCGCGACGTTAGATGAACAGACAGCCGCGGAAATCTCTTTGAATAATAAGCTCTCATCAACGGAATTAGACGCGCATCAACAGGTGCATCTACTACAGTTGATCAGAGAAGCGACAATAAATGCGATAAAACACGCTCAAGCTAAGAATATTAAGATCCAATGTCTTGACTCTGAAGGGAAAGTCACAGTGACTGTAGCTGATGATGGTATAGGCTTTGAGCAACAAGATGAAAAATTAAATCATTACGGTATGAGCATCATGCAGGAACGTGCTGCAAGATTGCACGCGGACCTCAGTGTTGAGGCGGCAAAGAACGATGGCTGTATCGTAAGACTAGAATTCCAACATAGTAAGGAAGTAAACATTGACAGTGTGTAA